From the Brachyspira intermedia PWS/A genome, the window AATCATTGTCCTTATGTCTGCTGATAAGCATTTCATAATATTCATGATTATTTTTCATAAGCTCACCCCCATTTTTTTCATAATAGATAGAAGTTTTTTTCTAGCTCTAAATATCCTAGTTCTGACAGTATTAACCGGCAGATCCAATTTTTCGGATATTTCATTGTAAGAATAATTTTCATATTCAGCCATCATAAGCGGAATTCTGAAATCATCTTCCAATTTTTCCAAAGCCTCGGCTAATATAATTCTATGTATGCTGTCATCATTTCCGGATTCCTGTACTTCAGAATTTCTGTATTCTTTTAAGCGGTATTTTTTTTCTCTTTCTTTTTTTCTTATATGATCAACAGCCCTGTTAAAAGAAACCCTATAAAGCCAAGTGTATATTTTACTTCTTCCCTCAAAACTTTCACGTTTTATGTAAAAACTTACAAAAACGTCTTGCACAATCTCTTCAGCTTCATCTTTATTAGAAATGATAGAATAAACCAAATTGAATAATGGTTTTTTATACATTTCTATAAGCTCTTTGTAAGCTTCCTCATTACCCGTTTTGAATGCATCTATATTATCTTCATAAGCCATAGCACTGCTCATATTTATCCTTATAAAAATTACCTATCTCATCATACAACTGTTTAACTGAGCTTTTTGCTCTGGAGTAAGAACGCCTATAATATCCAAATCTCTTACTATCCTTAGATAATCTCTTAAAGCCTCTTGCTCTTTTTTCTGTTTTATCAGTTTTTTAATAGCATTTCTATCAGTATTGTCTTTCATTAATTCCAATCTTATACTGTTTTCTATTCTTTCTATTTCTAATCTGATAGGTTCTTCTTCTGTAATAAATTTGATTGCTATATCATACATTCTTTCAGCCTGTTCATCAGTTAGAGTTATACCAATTTTTCTAAAGAATTGTAAAGGATCATGTCCTAATCTTTTATCAAATTCGCCTCCTCTTCTGTTTCTTCCATATCCAGGCCCATGAGGACCGGGACCTTTAGGACCCGGTTGTGCAAAAATTGATAAAGATAATAATAATATTAAAGATACAGTATAAAATATTTTATTCATAAACTCTCCTTATCACTCCATAACTTTTAATATTATATTATCTTTGTATTATTAGACGTAAACATTATGTAAAAAGTTCCCGCTATTTTTTAAAAATAATATAATATTTTATCCTTTTTATCTCATTATCTGAAAATAATGACAAAATATCCAAGTCGCATGACATTATAGTATAATCAAAATCAGCTTCTTTTTCTTTTTTCTCAAATATTAACTGTTTAACACTGTCTAAATCCACATTTTCTTTTTTAAATTCGTCATTTATTTTCATATCTATTTTATTTATTTCAAATAAAATCTTTCTAGCATCTTTTAAGTATTTCTTTGTGATTGAATTTATAGTGTATTTTTTTTCTAAATCTATATCCACTCCGGCATCAGTTAATACTTTAATAGAATCATCATTTATTATAAAATGTTCTTCGGCATATAAACTATATATATTAAAAATTAATATCGCAATAATCATTATTTTTTTCATATAAAAACCTCTTAATTTGATTATTTATCATTTAGACGAATGAATTATTAAAAAGTTCCTAAAAATGATTTGATATTTTACGCTTTAAAAAATAAAGTATTTATATTATAATAAAACGAATATATTTTCATATAATTTGGATATAGTAATGTATAAGATAATTTTTTTAGATGAGAAATTAAAAACAATAAAACTTCTCTATGATAATAAAAGTAATGATGAAAATGCTATGTTTTCACTTATGAAATATATAAAATCTAAAATAAATGGAAAAATAGAAAAATCAGATGAAGGCTTTTTATTGTTTAATGATGAAAAAAAATATTTATTTTATATATTGGATAATGATGCTATATGTATAAAAGTGCTTATGCATAATGATAAAGTCGCTTTTGCCAATTTTAAATATATGGAAAAAGAGTTTAAAAGTTATATAGATGAAATTAATATATTGATTGCAAAAGAGAAGATAGAAAATATTAATAACTCAATAAAAAATAATATGTGGCTTGATTTTATGATTTCTAATTATGGAGATAACTTGAATATAGTAGGGGGTAATGATTTAAGCTGCAGTCATATTATAGAAATTATTTTTAAAAATGCTTCTTTTGTGCAATGCTCAAAGTATTTTAATGCATGTCCAAATGAATATGATATATTTCATTTATGCAGTAATGATGAAATTGAAGAAGTAATTAAAAAATATAAAAATGTTATTAACGGTAAATATTCTATCATGATAAAAATTAAAGCAGATGATATGAACAGTTATTTTTATATAGCATGCGATTGTATAGATTTTATTTATAAAGAGGTGGTATACGATTATGATTTTACTTCTCTTTATAGTGCCGACAAAGAAAATATAATAAAAAAATATGATCTTATAAAAGAAGGAGATTCTTGGTATCAGGAGAAAGAAAACTCACATAAGACATTAATATTTACTGATAAATTTTTGAATAGAAATGATACTATAGGAATATTATTTAGAATATATAAATTATGTTTTGCTAAAGTTAAATATTTTAGAACTTATATGTTTAAGTTTGAACCTTATAAATATGATTATAAAAAAGGCTTTATAGAAACAGAACTTTGGGATGCTGAATTTTTTAAACATATTGATTCAGGATATATGATAGATTTAAGATATTTGCAGTCTATAAAAGTTTATGAAGACTTTATAAAGTTATGTAATGAATTAGAAAAAATTGAAAAATAAAATGATTATATTTATAAAAAATAGTTTATATTGCAACTTTTTTTTAATTATTCGTCTAAAATAAAGAATTTAATAAGAGTTTAAATATATATAGTATGCTATATAAAAGGCAGGGTGAAGCGAATGAGAAATTTTATAGAATTAGTAGTAAAAAGACCCGTAGCGGTTTTTATGTGTATGATAGCAGTGTTGATATTAGGGGTTGTAAGTTTAAGTAAATTAGCAGTTGATTTTTTACCGGATATGGAGCTTCCCTATATAACAGTAAGTACAGAGTATGAGAATGCGGGTCCTGAAGAAGTAGAAAAATCAGTTACAAGAATAGTTGAAAATGCAGTTGCCACTGTAAGCGATATCAATACAATCACTTCAACTTCAGAAGAAGGTAAATCAAGTGTATTTATAGAATTTAACTGGGGTACTGATTTAGCAGTTGCTACAGCAGATGTAAGAGAAGCTATAGATGGTATAAAGAATTCTTTACCAGATGATGCTGATAGTCCTACTGTATTGAAATTTTCTACAGATATGACTCCAATTATGGAAATAGCTTTTTTTGGTACAGATAATTTAGGAGCATTATATACATTAATAGATAATCAGATATTAAATAAAATAGAACAGGCTTCAGGAGTAGCAAGGGCGGAAATAAGAGGCGGACTTAAAAGTGAGATGAAAGTTGATTTAGTTTTGAATAGACTTCATGCCTATGGAATAGATATTAATAGTATAGTTTCTCTTTTATCATCAGAAAATCAGAATCTATCCGGCGGTGATACTTATGAAGGAGTTTATAAATATACTTTAAGAACTATGGGAGAGTTCACAACTCCGGAAGATATTGAAAACACTGTTGTAGCGTTAAAAACAAATGATACTCCTATCAAATTAAAGGATATAGGAAGAGTTTATCAAGGATACAGTGATGACTCTGAGATAGTAAAAATCAATGGAATGCCTGCAATATCAGTATCGGTTAATAAAGAATCAGGAGGAAATTCTGTTAATGTATCAAAGGCAGTAAAAAGACAATTAGCTAATCTTAATCTTCCTGAAGGCGTAGAATATGAAATATTATTTAATAGTGCTGACAATGTAAATCAGGCTATAAATGGAGTGTTAGATACAGCTTGGCAGGGAGGATTATTTGCCGTTATTATATTAATGCTTTATCTATGGAATGTGAAAACAGTTTCTATAATAGCAATTTCTATTCCTATATCTATTATCATTACATTTACATTGATGTATTTTATGGGAATAACTTTGAATATTATATCATTATCAGGACTTGTTTTAGGTATTGGTATGATGGTTGATAACTCCATTGTAGTGCTGGAAAATATATTCTATTATCGAAATAATGGATATGGTAAATATTCATCAGCTATAAATGGTACTTCTACTGTGGCTCTAGCAATATCTGCTTCTACGCTTACAACTATAGCAGTATTTTTGCCTTTCCTTTTCGTTGAAGGACAAACAGGACAATTATTTAGAGATTTATGTATTACAGTTACAGTTTCAATGATAGGTTCTTTATTCGTTGCTCTTACAATAGTTCCTATGCTTGGTGCTAGACTTGTAACAAATAAGAAAACTAAATTTTTAATACCTATAGAAAATTTTGTTAATGATAAATTCCATAGCAAAATTAATAACTTATATTCTAATTTACTAAAATATTCTATAAAAAATAAAAAGAAAGTATTTATCTCTTCATTATCAGTAGTACTTATAATAATAATATTAGGTTTAATTTTTATAGGTAAAGAAGGATTTCCTACTTCAGATGAAGGACAGTTTAAAATAGAAGTAAAAATGCCTGTAGGTACTAAATCAGAACAGACACAGGCTTTCGTTACAAGAATGGAAGGCGATATACAAGAAGCTATAGGAGAGGATTTTGACAGAATGCAGTCTAGAGTAAAATCAGGTTCTGAAGAAAATTCTGCTGAAATAAGAGTGCAGCTTAGAGATAAAAGCGAAGGAAGAAAATTATCAGTTGATGAGTATATAGAAATCACAAGAAATAGATTAGTATCATATCCAGCACAGATCAATATATCTGCTGTAACAACTTCAGCTATAGGCGGCGGCGGAAGAAATGGAGGAACAGGAGGACAGGAAATAGAAATAGAACTTGTAGGAGATGATTTGGATAAGTCTACAGAAATAGCAAATAATATAATAAAAGCAATATCAGATATAGAAGGAATAAGAGAACCAAGACTTACAAGAGATGATTCAAATCCTGAACTTAAAATATATGTAAATAGAGAAATAGCAGCCAAAATGGGTATTAATGTAAACACTATAGCAAACATTATTAAAACAAGTTTTGCAGGAACAACAGCTACAACTATGACTCCGGCTAATTCAGATGTTACAGATATAGATGTTAATGTTCAATTAGGAGAGCCTGACAGATTAAAAATAGATGATATATCAAGACTTATGATACCTACAACAGCAGGAATAGTACCTATATCATCAGTAGCAACTATAGAAAAAAGCTACGGCCCTACAGAGATAGAAAGAAAAGACAGCACAAGAATTACAACTATAAGAGCATCAGCTTATAATAGAGCATTAAATGAAATAATGCAGGATGTTCAAGAGAATATTTCAACAAAAGTATTCCTACCTTCAGGATTTACTATTAATTATGCCGGTGATTTTGAGGATATGAAAGAAGCATTTTTACAGCTTATACAGGCCTTTATATTAGC encodes:
- a CDS encoding RNA polymerase sigma factor; amino-acid sequence: MSSAMAYEDNIDAFKTGNEEAYKELIEMYKKPLFNLVYSIISNKDEAEEIVQDVFVSFYIKRESFEGRSKIYTWLYRVSFNRAVDHIRKKEREKKYRLKEYRNSEVQESGNDDSIHRIILAEALEKLEDDFRIPLMMAEYENYSYNEISEKLDLPVNTVRTRIFRARKKLLSIMKKMGVSL
- a CDS encoding efflux RND transporter permease subunit, whose translation is MRNFIELVVKRPVAVFMCMIAVLILGVVSLSKLAVDFLPDMELPYITVSTEYENAGPEEVEKSVTRIVENAVATVSDINTITSTSEEGKSSVFIEFNWGTDLAVATADVREAIDGIKNSLPDDADSPTVLKFSTDMTPIMEIAFFGTDNLGALYTLIDNQILNKIEQASGVARAEIRGGLKSEMKVDLVLNRLHAYGIDINSIVSLLSSENQNLSGGDTYEGVYKYTLRTMGEFTTPEDIENTVVALKTNDTPIKLKDIGRVYQGYSDDSEIVKINGMPAISVSVNKESGGNSVNVSKAVKRQLANLNLPEGVEYEILFNSADNVNQAINGVLDTAWQGGLFAVIILMLYLWNVKTVSIIAISIPISIIITFTLMYFMGITLNIISLSGLVLGIGMMVDNSIVVLENIFYYRNNGYGKYSSAINGTSTVALAISASTLTTIAVFLPFLFVEGQTGQLFRDLCITVTVSMIGSLFVALTIVPMLGARLVTNKKTKFLIPIENFVNDKFHSKINNLYSNLLKYSIKNKKKVFISSLSVVLIIIILGLIFIGKEGFPTSDEGQFKIEVKMPVGTKSEQTQAFVTRMEGDIQEAIGEDFDRMQSRVKSGSEENSAEIRVQLRDKSEGRKLSVDEYIEITRNRLVSYPAQINISAVTTSAIGGGGRNGGTGGQEIEIELVGDDLDKSTEIANNIIKAISDIEGIREPRLTRDDSNPELKIYVNREIAAKMGINVNTIANIIKTSFAGTTATTMTPANSDVTDIDVNVQLGEPDRLKIDDISRLMIPTTAGIVPISSVATIEKSYGPTEIERKDSTRITTIRASAYNRALNEIMQDVQENISTKVFLPSGFTINYAGDFEDMKEAFLQLIQAFILALILVYAIMASQFESFIAPFVIALAIPFGFAGSLLALFIGRQTLSVYSGIGFIVLIGIVVNNGIVLIDYMNQLMHEKNINGDESALESGPRRLRPVLMTTLTTILGLLPMALSGGSGNEMYQPLSIAILGGLLVSTAFTLIIVPTVYAAIRNKIPLKDYEKKDIESRNDFADYDTINVTGK
- a CDS encoding Spy/CpxP family protein refolding chaperone — translated: MNKIFYTVSLILLLSLSIFAQPGPKGPGPHGPGYGRNRRGGEFDKRLGHDPLQFFRKIGITLTDEQAERMYDIAIKFITEEEPIRLEIERIENSIRLELMKDNTDRNAIKKLIKQKKEQEALRDYLRIVRDLDIIGVLTPEQKAQLNSCMMR